In a genomic window of Telopea speciosissima isolate NSW1024214 ecotype Mountain lineage chromosome 5, Tspe_v1, whole genome shotgun sequence:
- the LOC122662884 gene encoding uncharacterized protein LOC122662884, giving the protein MTDEIHAFEQNQTSSLQSLPPGKFSIGCKWVYKIKRNADGSIERYKVRLVAKGYTQQEGFDYTDTFASVTKLVMVRSLLAIVVVRSWHLHQLDVNNVGSQRLPICQNPEVVKNEVITVVERAFLEFHAASTGGYTSASAPSSARVSSVASAPIIPNWTAPSVGYYKVACDAALENKTLKGGVGFIFRDHRGYRVKVISSPLHFGSTIQGEAIAIRGALVEVVAAGFTHLQVESDCKEVINYIHDQNRIPPYEISIVISDIRRLSSSFGSISF; this is encoded by the exons ATGACGGATGAGATTCACGCCTTTGAACAAAATCAAACTTCATCGTTACAGTCCTTACCTCCAGGCAAGTTCTCcattggctgcaaatgggtctacAAAATCAAACGCAACGCAGATGGCAGCATAGAAAGGTATAAGGTTCGCCTTGTCGCCAAAGGCTATACTCAACAAGAGGGCTTTGATTACACTGACACTTTTGCTTCAGTCACAAAGCTTGTCATGGTTCGTAGTCTTCTCGCCATCGTTGTTGTGCGTAGTTGGCATTTACACCAACTCGATGTCAATAATGTAGGATCTCAGCGCCTGCCAATCTGTCAAAACCCTGAAGTTGTGAAGAAT GAGGTGATCACAGTGGTTGAGCGAGCCTTTCTTGAGTTCCATGCTGCATCTACTGGTGGCTATACATCAGCATCTGCACCTTCTAGTGCTCGAGTATCTTCTGTGGCTAGTGCACCTATTATTCCCAATTGGACAGCTCCTTCGGTTGGTTACTATAAAGTTGCTTGTGATGCGGCGCTggaaaataaaactttaaaaggTGGTGTAGGTTTCATTTTTAGAGATCATAGGGGCTATCGGGTGAAGGTGATCTCATCTCCTCTTCACTTTGGATCGACGATTCAAGGTGAAGCTATTGCAATTCGAGGTGCTCTTGTAGAAGTTGTGGCTGCTGGTTTCACTCACCTTCAAGTGGAATCAGATTGCAAGGAGGTGATCAATTATATCCATGACCAGAACCGAATTCCACCCTATGaaatttctattgtaatttcagATATTAGGAGACTATCCTCTTCTTTTGgttctatttctttttaa